From the Sulfurospirillum tamanense genome, one window contains:
- a CDS encoding alpha/beta fold hydrolase, with amino-acid sequence MAKRALHVNGVDYEIGYEILHPEQAQTIVFLHGWGANKEIMKKAFGGVFKEYQHLYIDLPGFGASSLHVPLVSLEYAAVVRAFLEALHVTPEIMVGHSFGGKVATLLNPSTLVLLSSAGIVPPKPLGVRVKIALFKFLKRLGFGRFYRLFATKDVQGMAPVMYETLKKVVNEDMREVFAAYKGRALVCWGEEDKTTPLQSGEEIARLIPNATFYPLQGDHFFFILHGARIERALKEA; translated from the coding sequence ATGGCAAAACGGGCCTTACATGTAAACGGAGTGGACTATGAGATTGGGTATGAAATTCTTCACCCCGAGCAAGCGCAAACCATTGTGTTTTTGCACGGTTGGGGAGCCAATAAAGAGATTATGAAAAAAGCCTTTGGTGGCGTGTTTAAAGAGTACCAACACCTTTACATTGATTTACCAGGTTTTGGTGCGTCTTCGTTACATGTACCGTTGGTTTCTTTGGAATACGCAGCGGTTGTGAGGGCGTTTTTAGAGGCGTTACATGTAACGCCTGAGATAATGGTGGGCCACTCTTTTGGGGGTAAAGTCGCCACTTTGCTCAACCCTTCAACCTTGGTGCTTTTAAGCAGTGCAGGGATTGTGCCGCCCAAACCTTTAGGTGTGCGAGTAAAAATCGCTCTATTTAAGTTTTTAAAACGCCTAGGATTTGGGCGTTTTTACCGCCTGTTTGCCACCAAAGACGTGCAGGGCATGGCGCCGGTGATGTACGAAACCCTTAAAAAGGTGGTCAACGAAGACATGCGCGAGGTTTTTGCTGCGTACAAAGGGCGGGCGTTAGTGTGTTGGGGTGAAGAAGACAAGACTACGCCATTACAAAGCGGCGAAGAGATTGCGCGGTTGATTCCAAATGCTACGTTTTACCCTTTACAAGGGGACCATTTTTTCTTTATTTTGCATGGCGCACGCATTGAGCGCGCGTTGAAGGAGGCGTGA
- a CDS encoding type II toxin-antitoxin system prevent-host-death family antitoxin → MGAYSQEEMYTATQMVRNFSAIVSEVSEGKRKRAIIVKNNRFEAVLLNMQEYERMQEAVEILERIYAKTKRA, encoded by the coding sequence ATGGGCGCCTATTCACAAGAAGAGATGTACACAGCAACCCAAATGGTGCGCAATTTTAGCGCGATTGTCTCAGAAGTCAGTGAAGGCAAGCGCAAACGCGCCATCATTGTCAAAAACAACCGTTTTGAAGCCGTGCTTTTAAACATGCAAGAGTACGAACGTATGCAAGAAGCCGTGGAGATTTTAGAGAGAATCTACGCCAAAACCAAGCGAGCATGA
- a CDS encoding D-alanine--D-alanine ligase, which yields MEVGIVFGGKSYEHEISIVSAIALKKVLTCKLIYIFCDANREFYLIPAESINAKRFSDGSYKKDPKLTLEQGGFTCKGLFGSKKIFCDVVLNLIHGADGEDGKLAGLFSFFGVPFIGPRLEASVLSYSKLWTKHLAEACGVKTLPYELLTPQQRTPSLAYPLIIKPLRLGSSIGVSVVRSEKTLEYALDVAFEYDDTVIVEPFVEGVREYNLAGCFTTQGVEFSIIEAPQKGELLDFDKKYLDFSRTATVSKAILEPSEEKCLKEAFEALYMPLFQGALIRCDFFMVKGEVVLNEINPNPGSMANYLFQDFDGLVHRLAKALPAPKEATVSYQYIHSIHAAKGKL from the coding sequence GTGGAAGTAGGAATTGTATTTGGCGGGAAAAGTTACGAGCATGAGATTAGCATTGTCAGTGCTATTGCACTTAAAAAAGTGCTTACATGTAAACTGATTTATATTTTTTGTGACGCAAACCGTGAGTTTTATTTGATTCCAGCCGAATCCATCAACGCCAAACGTTTTTCGGATGGAAGTTACAAAAAAGACCCCAAGCTCACCCTAGAACAAGGTGGCTTTACATGTAAAGGATTGTTTGGTTCAAAAAAAATCTTTTGCGACGTGGTGCTAAACCTCATTCACGGGGCCGATGGAGAAGATGGCAAACTGGCGGGATTGTTTTCGTTTTTTGGTGTGCCTTTCATTGGACCACGCCTAGAAGCGTCGGTGCTCAGTTATAGTAAACTTTGGACGAAGCATTTGGCGGAAGCGTGCGGGGTAAAGACCTTGCCTTACGAACTACTCACGCCCCAGCAGCGTACCCCAAGCCTTGCGTATCCGCTCATTATTAAACCTTTACGTCTTGGCAGTTCCATTGGCGTGAGCGTGGTGCGTAGTGAAAAAACCCTTGAATACGCCCTAGATGTGGCTTTTGAGTACGACGACACGGTCATTGTTGAGCCCTTTGTGGAGGGGGTGAGGGAGTACAACCTTGCAGGATGTTTTACCACACAAGGTGTGGAATTTTCTATCATTGAAGCTCCGCAAAAAGGGGAATTGTTGGACTTTGATAAAAAGTATTTGGACTTTTCACGCACCGCTACGGTCTCCAAAGCCATACTTGAACCCTCTGAAGAAAAATGCCTAAAAGAAGCCTTTGAGGCTCTTTACATGCCTTTATTTCAAGGGGCGTTGATTCGATGCGATTTTTTCATGGTTAAAGGAGAGGTGGTTTTAAATGAAATCAACCCCAATCCTGGCAGTATGGCAAACTACCTTTTTCAAGACTTTGATGGCCTTGTGCACCGCTTGGCTAAGGCTCTTCCTGCGCCAAAAGAAGCCACAGTGTCGTATCAGTACATTCACTCTATTCATGCTGCTAAAGGGAAACTTTAG
- the ruvA gene encoding Holliday junction branch migration protein RuvA, whose amino-acid sequence MIVALEGVVVRKEPTYVHLKTVAGITYKVAVSLYTSATLATSGTVSLHTTQVFREDAQLLFGFASLDEQRMFETLVKLSGIGPSIAMAVCSTLTPKGFAEALIHGNVDAFKMVPGIGPKSAKRILVELSDFSLHGEESVGVGHEASLALESLGFKKDRIQKVLSTCTAGDTAGLIKEALKKLS is encoded by the coding sequence ATGATTGTTGCATTAGAGGGCGTTGTTGTACGCAAAGAACCTACTTATGTGCACCTTAAAACTGTTGCGGGCATCACGTATAAAGTGGCCGTTTCCCTTTACACCAGTGCTACTTTGGCAACTTCTGGCACGGTTTCATTACATACGACCCAAGTTTTTCGCGAAGATGCCCAGTTGCTTTTTGGGTTTGCTTCACTGGATGAGCAACGGATGTTTGAAACCTTGGTCAAGCTCAGTGGTATTGGCCCTTCTATCGCCATGGCAGTGTGTTCTACGCTTACGCCCAAAGGGTTTGCCGAAGCGCTAATTCATGGGAACGTGGACGCGTTTAAGATGGTGCCTGGTATCGGCCCAAAGAGTGCAAAACGCATCTTGGTAGAATTGAGCGATTTTTCATTGCACGGGGAAGAAAGTGTTGGCGTGGGGCACGAAGCCTCTTTGGCTCTTGAGAGCCTTGGGTTCAAAAAAGACCGCATTCAAAAAGTCCTCAGTACCTGCACCGCAGGGGACACGGCAGGGCTCATTAAAGAAGCACTTAAAAAATTAAGCTAA
- a CDS encoding flagellar assembly protein A, with protein MGLFDKLTKGSGEENKKEVTPVTFSPMIIDTQDVAKELKSVATANNVELDVVDFKILKITTLYRQGEQEEWQEASEEALSMFDEDDFFLNPELKIEQHFKVEIFDLRAQQEPVTVLPPLSLGANKNLTKTVVTIKKSVNIRYSSQFEPSLLEAINKKKIKAKILVGIREGIMRQEVKKIAASVRINNIVEKDSTFVVMEGIDPVLPVNDALIVHYKKKVNAEDKQGRVDYSRRGYLEAVGEGEVVLEYVKPQEGAPGKTCRGIYLPVGEPKITNQTAINVTENIIKKEDDKTIRYIAKCSGYVKESGGTYDIQDQMELDEINFKTTGSIEAGLDGNVTINIKETDAFKDAIGTGMSVESTEINVDGNVGSQANVRARKVRIGGQTHMTSTVWADTATISVHRGTLEATEATIDRLEGGKVIADVVRVKSVIGGEIIARQIYIESLSSNAQITTSELIEIQELKGSNNKFLVDPASAMTFKAETASLTEKIEKARKSLDSMPKQLENKKNIIDKNKQSVEMIKAKIEELKAEGQKPPATFMGKLKDYQQLVNEYNLMLKAMKDYKFQLNDYKEELNQMQSKIFSAKIINHSPWKEYNEIKFRLISPAIEVEYNTKNHEISKMITLVQTSDDKFKINRSSQIDR; from the coding sequence GTGGGATTGTTTGACAAACTAACCAAAGGAAGTGGCGAAGAAAATAAAAAAGAAGTCACTCCTGTGACATTTTCTCCCATGATTATTGATACGCAAGATGTTGCCAAAGAACTAAAAAGTGTTGCCACTGCCAATAATGTTGAATTGGATGTTGTGGATTTTAAAATTCTAAAAATCACAACCCTTTATCGTCAAGGTGAACAAGAAGAGTGGCAAGAGGCTAGCGAAGAAGCGTTGTCTATGTTTGATGAAGATGATTTTTTTCTCAACCCTGAACTAAAGATTGAACAACACTTTAAGGTTGAAATTTTTGACCTACGAGCCCAGCAAGAACCCGTTACTGTGCTTCCCCCGCTTTCCTTGGGTGCCAATAAAAACCTTACTAAAACCGTTGTCACTATTAAAAAAAGCGTCAATATCCGTTACAGTTCTCAGTTTGAGCCTTCGCTTCTTGAGGCAATCAACAAGAAGAAAATCAAAGCAAAAATTCTTGTCGGTATTCGCGAGGGGATTATGCGCCAAGAGGTTAAAAAAATTGCCGCTTCGGTTCGCATTAATAATATCGTTGAAAAAGACAGCACCTTTGTAGTAATGGAAGGTATTGACCCTGTGTTGCCCGTCAATGATGCACTCATCGTGCATTACAAGAAAAAAGTTAATGCTGAAGACAAACAAGGCAGAGTAGATTACTCACGTAGAGGTTATCTGGAGGCTGTGGGTGAGGGCGAAGTGGTTTTGGAATACGTAAAACCTCAAGAAGGCGCACCGGGGAAAACATGTCGAGGGATTTATTTACCTGTTGGAGAACCGAAAATCACTAATCAGACAGCCATTAACGTCACTGAAAATATTATTAAAAAAGAAGACGACAAAACCATTCGCTACATTGCCAAATGCAGCGGGTACGTGAAAGAATCAGGCGGAACGTATGACATTCAAGACCAAATGGAACTTGATGAGATTAATTTTAAAACCACGGGCTCCATCGAAGCGGGGTTGGATGGAAATGTTACTATCAATATCAAAGAAACCGACGCTTTTAAGGATGCCATCGGAACAGGAATGAGCGTAGAAAGTACGGAGATTAATGTGGATGGCAATGTGGGGAGTCAGGCAAATGTTCGCGCCAGAAAGGTGCGCATTGGGGGACAAACTCACATGACATCGACGGTTTGGGCAGACACAGCTACTATTTCTGTGCATCGGGGTACTCTTGAGGCCACTGAAGCAACCATTGATCGCTTGGAGGGCGGCAAAGTGATTGCCGATGTTGTGCGTGTCAAATCGGTGATTGGTGGAGAGATTATTGCGCGACAAATCTACATTGAAAGCCTCTCTTCTAATGCCCAAATTACAACATCAGAATTGATAGAGATCCAAGAATTAAAAGGGAGTAACAATAAATTTCTTGTAGACCCCGCAAGTGCCATGACCTTTAAAGCAGAAACCGCTTCGCTAACAGAAAAGATTGAAAAAGCCCGAAAAAGCCTTGATAGCATGCCAAAACAGTTAGAAAACAAAAAAAATATCATCGATAAAAACAAGCAATCTGTCGAGATGATTAAGGCAAAAATCGAAGAGCTTAAAGCCGAAGGGCAAAAGCCACCTGCGACGTTTATGGGAAAACTCAAAGACTATCAGCAGCTAGTGAACGAGTACAACTTGATGCTCAAAGCCATGAAAGATTACAAATTTCAACTCAATGATTACAAAGAAGAACTCAACCAAATGCAGTCCAAAATCTTTTCTGCTAAAATCATCAATCACTCCCCGTGGAAAGAGTACAATGAGATTAAGTTTAGGCTTATTTCTCCTGCTATTGAGGTGGAGTACAACACTAAAAATCATGAAATCTCCAAGATGATTACACTTGTGCAAACTTCAGATGATAAATTCAAAATCAACCGTTCAAGCCAGATAGACCGATGA
- the murJ gene encoding murein biosynthesis integral membrane protein MurJ — translation MVIRSFFTNSIGILVSRILGFIRDILTASILGANLYSDIFFVAFKLPNLFRRIFAEGAFTQAFLPAFTRATKKGLFAASVFLRFSFFILILTLLVMVFAPWLTKLIAFGFDEATIALAAPLVRINFWYLLLIYGVTLAASMLHYRGHFATTAFSTALLNLAMIGALLLSNTQDPHQAAWNLSFGVLVGGLLQALTHLIALKKFRLLKVFLGSIGRPKKSATEPSFYRNFFHGVLGGSTAQLSAFLDTWLASFLAFGSISYLYYANRVFQLPLALFAIALSVAIFPNITKALKREGEEKARRFLEKGFWILCYLLCAATLGGTLLSHEITWLLFERGSFGAKETLNTALVLQMYLVGLLPFGLARLFSLWLYANQMQARAAKISAFSLMVNIVLSLALIGPLEAAGLALASSLSGVVLFALTVHAYGTRAFLAIMRPQNIIGLIGVLLATGALVWIIKEILRGYL, via the coding sequence ATGGTGATTCGCTCCTTTTTTACTAACAGTATTGGCATTCTTGTGTCAAGAATTTTAGGCTTCATTCGTGATATTTTAACAGCCTCCATCTTGGGTGCCAATCTTTACAGTGACATTTTTTTTGTCGCCTTCAAACTCCCTAATCTTTTTCGCCGTATTTTCGCCGAAGGGGCCTTTACACAAGCCTTTCTTCCCGCTTTTACCAGGGCAACCAAAAAAGGGTTGTTTGCTGCGAGTGTCTTTTTGAGGTTTTCTTTTTTTATCCTCATACTCACCTTGCTTGTTATGGTATTTGCCCCTTGGTTAACCAAGCTTATTGCCTTTGGCTTTGATGAGGCAACCATAGCCCTGGCGGCCCCGCTCGTTCGTATTAATTTTTGGTACCTTTTACTGATTTATGGCGTTACACTTGCTGCTTCCATGCTCCATTACCGAGGCCACTTTGCCACCACCGCTTTTTCTACGGCTCTTTTAAACCTTGCTATGATTGGTGCCTTGCTTCTCTCTAACACGCAAGACCCCCATCAAGCGGCATGGAATCTCAGCTTTGGCGTCCTAGTCGGCGGGCTTTTACAAGCGCTCACACACCTTATTGCGCTAAAAAAATTCCGCCTTTTAAAGGTCTTTTTAGGAAGCATAGGCCGTCCCAAAAAAAGTGCCACCGAACCCTCTTTTTACCGTAATTTTTTTCATGGGGTCCTGGGTGGAAGCACAGCACAACTTTCTGCCTTTTTGGACACATGGTTAGCCAGTTTTTTAGCCTTTGGAAGCATTAGCTACCTCTACTATGCAAATCGCGTTTTTCAGCTTCCCTTGGCCTTGTTTGCCATCGCCCTTTCTGTGGCCATTTTTCCCAACATCACCAAAGCCCTTAAACGCGAGGGTGAAGAAAAAGCCCGGCGCTTCCTTGAAAAAGGGTTTTGGATTTTGTGCTATTTGCTGTGTGCTGCAACCCTTGGAGGGACTTTACTCTCCCATGAAATTACCTGGCTTTTGTTTGAAAGAGGCTCTTTTGGCGCGAAAGAGACGCTCAATACGGCACTAGTGCTTCAAATGTATTTAGTAGGACTCTTGCCCTTTGGGCTTGCACGCCTTTTTTCCTTGTGGCTATATGCCAACCAGATGCAAGCTAGGGCAGCTAAAATTTCTGCATTTAGCTTAATGGTAAACATTGTGCTTTCACTAGCGCTCATTGGCCCCCTAGAAGCGGCTGGCTTGGCGCTAGCAAGCTCTTTGAGCGGGGTTGTCCTTTTTGCACTCACCGTTCACGCCTATGGCACCCGCGCCTTTTTGGCTATAATGCGCCCACAAAATATCATAGGACTAATAGGGGTACTGCTTGCGACTGGCGCTCTTGTTTGGATAATTAAGGAGATTTTACGTGGTTATTTATGA
- the cysS gene encoding cysteine--tRNA ligase, which yields MVIYDSTQKKKVPFEPIKTGEATIYVCGPTVYDDAHLGHARSAIAFDLLRRTLEALNYKVTFVKNFTDIDDKIIAKMDQTGQSLETLTTHYIERYKEDMRALHVKDASLEPKATQSLPSMIRFIETLLAKGAAYTLDDGVYFDTSKDEGYLSLSHQHIEETKARVEGNSAKRNPKDFALWKRSTQDPVFDSPFGKGRPGWHIECSAMIQEHLAHEGPYQIDIHAGGADLLFPHHENEAAQTRCASGQHLAKYWMHNGFVTINGDKMSKSLGNSFFVKDALHVYDGEVLRFYLLSSHYRADFNFNEDDLLSSKRRLDKLYRLKKRLQGTSPSQKEEHFTCKVLEALSDDLNISKALAILDEMILQGNEALDKAPKDTVLKQTLLANLTWIEEVLGIGLHSPIGYFQLGVSQGQKTQIQQAIEARQEAKKAKDFAKADAIRDALLTQGIQLMDTSEGTQWERIIG from the coding sequence GTGGTTATTTATGATTCAACGCAAAAGAAAAAAGTTCCTTTTGAGCCCATCAAAACAGGTGAAGCGACCATCTACGTCTGCGGACCCACCGTCTACGATGACGCCCATTTAGGCCATGCTCGTAGTGCCATTGCTTTTGACCTACTCAGGCGTACCCTTGAAGCACTAAACTACAAAGTCACCTTTGTCAAGAACTTCACCGACATTGATGATAAAATCATTGCCAAAATGGACCAAACAGGCCAAAGCCTAGAGACGCTTACTACCCACTACATAGAGCGCTACAAAGAGGACATGCGAGCCTTACATGTAAAGGATGCTTCACTAGAACCCAAAGCCACCCAAAGCCTACCAAGCATGATACGCTTCATTGAAACACTGCTAGCCAAAGGGGCAGCTTACACTCTTGATGACGGAGTTTACTTTGACACCAGCAAGGACGAGGGCTACCTAAGCCTAAGCCATCAACACATCGAAGAAACTAAGGCCCGTGTCGAAGGTAACAGCGCCAAACGCAATCCCAAGGACTTCGCCCTGTGGAAACGCTCCACCCAGGACCCCGTCTTCGATTCTCCTTTTGGCAAAGGACGACCAGGGTGGCACATCGAGTGTTCCGCCATGATTCAAGAACACCTCGCCCATGAAGGCCCCTACCAAATCGACATTCACGCAGGTGGTGCCGACTTACTGTTTCCCCACCACGAAAACGAAGCTGCACAAACCCGTTGCGCCTCAGGCCAACACCTTGCCAAATACTGGATGCACAATGGCTTTGTAACCATCAATGGTGACAAAATGAGCAAGTCTCTTGGCAACAGCTTTTTTGTCAAGGACGCTTTACATGTATACGACGGTGAAGTCTTGCGTTTCTATTTGCTCTCAAGCCATTACCGTGCAGACTTTAACTTTAACGAAGACGACCTACTCTCTTCCAAACGCCGCTTAGACAAGCTGTATCGCCTCAAAAAAAGGCTACAAGGAACAAGTCCTAGCCAAAAAGAAGAACACTTTACATGTAAAGTGCTAGAAGCCTTAAGCGATGATTTGAACATTTCCAAAGCCTTGGCTATTTTGGATGAGATGATTCTCCAAGGCAACGAGGCATTAGATAAAGCACCCAAAGACACAGTACTCAAGCAAACCTTGTTAGCAAACCTTACTTGGATTGAAGAAGTGCTTGGCATTGGATTGCATAGCCCTATTGGTTACTTTCAATTAGGCGTTTCGCAGGGCCAAAAAACCCAGATACAGCAGGCCATTGAAGCCCGCCAAGAAGCCAAAAAAGCTAAAGACTTCGCAAAAGCTGATGCTATCCGTGATGCACTTTTAACCCAAGGAATCCAACTCATGGACACATCAGAAGGAACGCAGTGGGAACGGATCATTGGATAG
- a CDS encoding quinone-dependent dihydroorotate dehydrogenase: protein MYELIKKVMFRFQPETAHDIVELGLRVVGSYTPALLSPFASTFFISDARLHQNLLGTTFHNPVGLGAGFDKNATMLKGLTALGFGHIEFGTITPKAQPGNPKPRLFRYPEKESVQNAMGFNNEGLVKVKKRLESLYPFATPLGANIGKNKATTPENALEDYRILIEGLKDLCDFMVINVSSPNTPGLRDLQNEAFIGELFTMAKTLTSKPILLKISPDMEMDAALKLCECAINHGAHGIVATNTTTEYTLLQGAQSFGGLSGRVLTQKSNAFFKPLAEAFFGKTVLISVGGISDADEAYERLLEGASLVQVYSAFIFQGPSLNKRINEGILARMNQDGFHHIQEAIGARR, encoded by the coding sequence ATGTACGAACTGATTAAAAAAGTGATGTTTCGCTTTCAGCCTGAAACTGCTCACGACATTGTCGAACTAGGTTTGCGTGTAGTAGGCAGCTATACTCCCGCGCTACTTTCACCTTTTGCTTCGACGTTTTTTATCAGTGATGCCAGATTGCATCAGAACCTTTTGGGCACTACTTTTCACAATCCCGTAGGGCTGGGCGCAGGATTTGACAAAAATGCTACGATGCTAAAAGGCCTCACTGCGCTTGGTTTTGGACACATTGAGTTTGGCACCATTACCCCCAAAGCGCAGCCTGGCAACCCCAAACCGCGCTTGTTTCGCTACCCTGAAAAGGAAAGTGTGCAAAACGCCATGGGATTCAACAATGAAGGTCTTGTTAAAGTTAAAAAACGCCTCGAATCTCTTTACCCTTTTGCCACACCCTTGGGGGCTAACATTGGTAAAAACAAAGCCACTACACCCGAAAATGCTCTGGAGGATTACCGTATTCTTATCGAAGGGCTTAAAGATCTGTGTGATTTTATGGTCATTAACGTCTCTTCGCCCAACACCCCAGGCCTTCGTGACCTGCAAAATGAAGCGTTTATTGGCGAACTTTTTACTATGGCTAAAACACTCACCTCTAAACCCATTTTGCTAAAAATTTCTCCCGATATGGAGATGGACGCGGCACTAAAGCTATGTGAATGCGCCATCAATCATGGAGCCCATGGCATTGTCGCAACAAACACCACCACAGAGTACACCCTGCTCCAAGGTGCGCAATCTTTTGGGGGCTTAAGCGGGCGCGTATTGACCCAAAAAAGCAATGCCTTTTTCAAACCCCTTGCGGAAGCCTTTTTTGGTAAAACCGTGCTTATTAGTGTTGGTGGTATCAGCGATGCTGATGAAGCGTATGAGCGCCTACTAGAAGGGGCTAGCCTAGTGCAAGTGTACAGTGCGTTTATTTTTCAAGGCCCCTCTTTAAACAAACGCATCAATGAGGGCATTTTAGCCCGCATGAACCAAGACGGCTTTCACCATATTCAAGAAGCCATAGGCGCTAGACGATGA
- a CDS encoding M16 family metallopeptidase, which produces MANSLPHFETKTLKNNLQVVVIPMNNGTNVITTDIFYKVGSGSETMGKSGIAHMLEHLNFKSTKNLRAGEFDEIVKGFGGVNNASTGFDYTHYFIKSSTGNLDTSLGLFAELMQNLNLKDEEFQPERDVVLEERLWRTDNSPMGFLYFRLFNHAYIYHPYHWTPIGFKDDIKNWTIEDIRTFHQTYYQPANAIVLVAGDVDPEVVFKATQKHFEAIPNTTPIPQKHEVEPPQDGAKRVVIEKESEVEMVAIAYKIPDFKHPDQVALSALSELLSSGKSSYLNDRLIDQKKLVNQVYAFSMDNKDPGLFLFLAVCNPGVKAETVEAEILAIISAVQTGKISDEDVQKVKTNTKADFIYSLESSSGLANLFGSFLAKGDIAPLLEYEEHINKLSKEELVKAANTYFIPKYSTTVILRKDSHE; this is translated from the coding sequence ATGGCAAATTCGTTGCCGCACTTTGAAACTAAAACTTTAAAAAACAACCTGCAAGTTGTTGTTATCCCCATGAACAATGGCACCAATGTCATCACGACTGACATCTTTTATAAGGTGGGGAGCGGAAGTGAAACCATGGGAAAAAGTGGCATCGCTCACATGCTTGAACACCTCAATTTTAAATCCACCAAAAACCTTCGCGCAGGCGAGTTTGACGAAATTGTCAAAGGTTTTGGCGGGGTCAATAACGCCTCTACAGGGTTTGACTACACCCATTATTTCATCAAAAGCTCCACGGGCAACCTTGACACTTCTTTGGGACTTTTTGCCGAACTCATGCAAAACCTAAATCTCAAAGACGAAGAGTTTCAACCTGAGCGCGATGTGGTTTTGGAAGAACGCTTATGGCGCACCGACAACTCCCCGATGGGTTTTTTGTATTTTCGCCTGTTTAACCACGCATACATTTACCATCCTTACCACTGGACACCCATTGGCTTCAAAGATGACATTAAAAACTGGACGATTGAAGACATTCGCACCTTTCATCAAACCTATTACCAACCCGCCAACGCCATTGTTTTGGTGGCAGGTGATGTGGACCCAGAGGTAGTGTTTAAAGCGACCCAAAAACACTTTGAAGCCATCCCAAACACGACGCCCATTCCTCAAAAACACGAGGTTGAACCACCCCAAGATGGCGCAAAACGTGTGGTGATTGAAAAAGAAAGCGAAGTGGAAATGGTCGCTATTGCCTATAAAATACCTGATTTTAAGCATCCCGACCAAGTAGCACTCTCCGCGTTGAGTGAACTTTTAAGCAGTGGCAAAAGTAGCTACCTAAACGACCGACTCATCGACCAAAAAAAGCTTGTCAACCAAGTGTATGCTTTTAGCATGGACAACAAAGACCCCGGTTTGTTTTTATTCTTAGCCGTGTGTAATCCTGGCGTAAAAGCCGAAACGGTTGAAGCAGAGATTTTAGCCATTATTTCGGCTGTTCAAACGGGAAAAATTAGTGATGAAGACGTGCAAAAGGTCAAGACCAACACAAAAGCAGACTTTATTTATTCTCTAGAAAGTTCAAGTGGACTTGCCAACTTGTTTGGTAGTTTTCTTGCCAAGGGCGACATCGCGCCTTTACTTGAGTATGAAGAACATATCAATAAATTAAGCAAAGAAGAGTTGGTGAAAGCAGCCAACACCTATTTTATTCCAAAATACTCCACTACGGTGATATTACGAAAGGATTCACATGAATAA
- the dapA gene encoding 4-hydroxy-tetrahydrodipicolinate synthase: protein MNNPLIGAMTALVTPIKNGKLDEVGYAKLIQRQINNGIDVVVPVGTTGESATLTHDEHRQCIEIAVDTCKGTNVRVLAGAGSNATFEAVGLAQFAEQHGADGILSVTPYYNKPMQEGLFLHYKAIAESVEIPVLLYNVPGRTGVDLLPETIYRLFNTCSNIYGVKEATGSIERCVDLLAHEPALALISGDDAINYPLLSNGGKGVISVTSNLLPDQIAQLTHLALEEHYAKAKALNDKLYNINKALFCESNPIPIKAALHIAGLIDTLEFRLPLSAPSKENMKKIETVMAQYDIKGL, encoded by the coding sequence ATGAATAACCCACTTATTGGCGCAATGACTGCACTGGTTACTCCCATCAAAAATGGCAAACTTGACGAGGTTGGGTATGCCAAACTTATCCAGCGCCAAATCAATAATGGCATTGACGTAGTGGTTCCTGTGGGAACAACGGGTGAAAGCGCAACGCTCACCCATGACGAGCACCGCCAGTGCATCGAAATAGCCGTCGATACATGTAAAGGCACGAACGTACGTGTTTTAGCAGGAGCGGGTAGCAATGCCACCTTTGAAGCTGTTGGTTTGGCACAATTTGCCGAACAGCATGGCGCCGATGGTATTCTTTCAGTAACACCTTATTACAACAAACCCATGCAAGAGGGGCTTTTCTTGCACTACAAAGCCATCGCAGAGTCTGTGGAGATTCCTGTACTTTTGTACAATGTTCCAGGGCGCACAGGTGTGGATTTGTTGCCTGAGACTATTTACCGACTTTTTAACACGTGCTCTAATATTTACGGGGTTAAAGAAGCCACAGGCTCTATTGAACGCTGCGTGGACTTGCTTGCTCATGAGCCAGCCCTTGCACTCATCAGTGGAGATGACGCCATCAACTACCCTCTTCTTTCTAACGGAGGCAAGGGGGTTATCTCGGTAACTTCCAATCTCCTGCCTGACCAAATTGCTCAGCTGACTCACTTGGCCCTTGAAGAGCACTACGCAAAAGCCAAGGCCCTAAATGATAAACTCTACAACATCAATAAAGCACTTTTTTGCGAAAGCAACCCTATTCCAATCAAAGCAGCTCTGCACATTGCTGGCTTAATCGACACCCTAGAGTTCCGCTTGCCACTTAGTGCACCAAGCAAAGAAAACATGAAAAAAATTGAGACTGTAATGGCTCAATACGATATTAAAGGACTGTAA